In Haematobia irritans isolate KBUSLIRL chromosome 1, ASM5000362v1, whole genome shotgun sequence, a genomic segment contains:
- the LOC142220704 gene encoding uncharacterized protein LOC142220704 isoform X2, translating into MEAATTVDTVPITGGVAPTRGRGGGMRGSYERGRGRGMGRGQFSGMGAPGGYPSRGGYGPRGGGMGGAPMGYQGRGGYAPRPPMRGGPGVGGGPGGYMGRGGYQGAPRGGPPMRGTGRMPLYNQQPKQHTGVDNNKTISPVQASANNQVVAIKEDNTAAATTDVTAVAQESSDPNGTVVTTSAAPLVSKPPLIGTAPTYRGRGRGGPRGGGRGAYNPHNGSTGGMMSMHGGAPMQEHGMVRRGGPPRGRGSYQGTGMTRPPMHQHQHPSSHVPNSQVAPVSLKRGAPGGPPGPKRGRYESGPYSQRAPAPKYHQPPHMTQQAATYGVTHQPAPPPPQSHHGYPPHVPAQTMDPYAQTYAAPQTQTAYNGYGQTATYAHTAPTHSTTHQANAAYTGSEYDQSQYQGYSSTYTQQDTRYQTYGQDYTQQYGAPAVDYNTSQADYSQHAQTYDERAYAGYDTQSYQQSYTNAGYY; encoded by the exons ATGGAAGCCGCTACGACTGTAGATACTGTGCCTATAACTGGTGGTGTAGCTCCCACACGTGGTCGAGGAGGAGGTATGCGGGGGTCTTATGAGCGCGGACGTGGCAGAGGCATGGGAAGGGGTCAATTCTCCGGCATGGGTGCACCTGGTGGTTATCCCAGCCGTGGGGGTTATGGGCCACGTGGGGGTGGAATGGGAGGTGCTCCAATGGGATATCAAGGTCGCGGTGGGTATGCTCCAAGACCCCCTATGCGGGGAGGACCTGGCGTGGGCGGTGGTCCTGGTGGATATATGGGAAGGGGTGGTTATCAAGGTGCTCCCCGAGGTGGACCACCCATGAGAGGAACAGGAAGAATGCCATTGTACAATCAAC AACCTAAGCAACATACTGGAGTGGACAACAATAAAACAATCTCCCCTGTGCAAGCTTCAGCTAACAATCAAGTTGTGGCTATCAAAGAGGACAATACTGCTGCTGCTACAACTGATGTTACTGCTGTTGCTCAGGAAAGTTCCGATCCTAACGGTACTGTAGTTACAACATCTGCAGCACCTTTAGTAAGCAAACCTCCATTGATAGGAACTGCCCCAACTTATAGGGGTCGTGGACGCGGTGGACCAAGAGGGGGTGGTCGTGGTGCATATAATCCACATAATGGTAGCACTGGAGGCATGATGTCAATGCATGGCGGAGCACCAATGCAAGAACATGGAATGGTGCGCCGGGGTGGACCACCAAGGGGACGCGGTTCATACCAAGGTACAGGAATGACGCGTCCTCCCATGCATCAACATCAGCATCCATCATCCCATGTGCCCAACTCGCAAGTTGCACCAGTGTCCCTTAAAAGAGGAGCACCCGGTGGACCTCCAGGACCAAAGAGAGGGCGCTATGAATCTGGTCCATACTCGCAAAGAGCACCAGCACCAAAATATCACCAACCACCACACATGACACAACAGGCAGCAACTTATGGTGTAACACATCAACCTGCACCACCACCACCTCAAAG TCACCATGGTTATCCTCCACATGTTCCCGCTCAAACCATGGATCCATATGCACAGACTTATGCTGCTCCACAGACACAAACAGCCTATAATGGTTATGGTCAAACAGCTACTTATGCACATACAGCTCCAACTCATTCGACAACACATCAAGCCAATGCTGCTTATACCGGCAGCGAATATGATCAAAGTCAATACCAAGGATATAG cTCTACATACACCCAACAAGATACCCGCTATCAAACGTATGGACAAGATTATACACAACAGTATGGTGCTCCAGCTGTTGACTATAATACTTCTCAGGCTGACTACTCTCAACATGCTCAAACTTATGATGAGCGCGCATATGCTGGCTATG
- the LOC142220704 gene encoding uncharacterized protein LOC142220704 isoform X1, which produces MEAATTVDTVPITGGVAPTRGRGGGMRGSYERGRGRGMGRGQFSGMGAPGGYPSRGGYGPRGGGMGGAPMGYQGRGGYAPRPPMRGGPGVGGGPGGYMGRGGYQGAPRGGPPMRGTGRMPLYNQQLHLDAAEPKQHTGVDNNKTISPVQASANNQVVAIKEDNTAAATTDVTAVAQESSDPNGTVVTTSAAPLVSKPPLIGTAPTYRGRGRGGPRGGGRGAYNPHNGSTGGMMSMHGGAPMQEHGMVRRGGPPRGRGSYQGTGMTRPPMHQHQHPSSHVPNSQVAPVSLKRGAPGGPPGPKRGRYESGPYSQRAPAPKYHQPPHMTQQAATYGVTHQPAPPPPQSHHGYPPHVPAQTMDPYAQTYAAPQTQTAYNGYGQTATYAHTAPTHSTTHQANAAYTGSEYDQSQYQGYSSTYTQQDTRYQTYGQDYTQQYGAPAVDYNTSQADYSQHAQTYDERAYAGYDTQSYQQSYTNAGYY; this is translated from the exons ATGGAAGCCGCTACGACTGTAGATACTGTGCCTATAACTGGTGGTGTAGCTCCCACACGTGGTCGAGGAGGAGGTATGCGGGGGTCTTATGAGCGCGGACGTGGCAGAGGCATGGGAAGGGGTCAATTCTCCGGCATGGGTGCACCTGGTGGTTATCCCAGCCGTGGGGGTTATGGGCCACGTGGGGGTGGAATGGGAGGTGCTCCAATGGGATATCAAGGTCGCGGTGGGTATGCTCCAAGACCCCCTATGCGGGGAGGACCTGGCGTGGGCGGTGGTCCTGGTGGATATATGGGAAGGGGTGGTTATCAAGGTGCTCCCCGAGGTGGACCACCCATGAGAGGAACAGGAAGAATGCCATTGTACAATCAAC AGCTGCATTTGGACGCTGCAGAACCTAAGCAACATACTGGAGTGGACAACAATAAAACAATCTCCCCTGTGCAAGCTTCAGCTAACAATCAAGTTGTGGCTATCAAAGAGGACAATACTGCTGCTGCTACAACTGATGTTACTGCTGTTGCTCAGGAAAGTTCCGATCCTAACGGTACTGTAGTTACAACATCTGCAGCACCTTTAGTAAGCAAACCTCCATTGATAGGAACTGCCCCAACTTATAGGGGTCGTGGACGCGGTGGACCAAGAGGGGGTGGTCGTGGTGCATATAATCCACATAATGGTAGCACTGGAGGCATGATGTCAATGCATGGCGGAGCACCAATGCAAGAACATGGAATGGTGCGCCGGGGTGGACCACCAAGGGGACGCGGTTCATACCAAGGTACAGGAATGACGCGTCCTCCCATGCATCAACATCAGCATCCATCATCCCATGTGCCCAACTCGCAAGTTGCACCAGTGTCCCTTAAAAGAGGAGCACCCGGTGGACCTCCAGGACCAAAGAGAGGGCGCTATGAATCTGGTCCATACTCGCAAAGAGCACCAGCACCAAAATATCACCAACCACCACACATGACACAACAGGCAGCAACTTATGGTGTAACACATCAACCTGCACCACCACCACCTCAAAG TCACCATGGTTATCCTCCACATGTTCCCGCTCAAACCATGGATCCATATGCACAGACTTATGCTGCTCCACAGACACAAACAGCCTATAATGGTTATGGTCAAACAGCTACTTATGCACATACAGCTCCAACTCATTCGACAACACATCAAGCCAATGCTGCTTATACCGGCAGCGAATATGATCAAAGTCAATACCAAGGATATAG cTCTACATACACCCAACAAGATACCCGCTATCAAACGTATGGACAAGATTATACACAACAGTATGGTGCTCCAGCTGTTGACTATAATACTTCTCAGGCTGACTACTCTCAACATGCTCAAACTTATGATGAGCGCGCATATGCTGGCTATG